One region of bacterium (Candidatus Blackallbacteria) CG13_big_fil_rev_8_21_14_2_50_49_14 genomic DNA includes:
- a CDS encoding DNA methyltransferase produces MSNESNNTSSIISKIWSFCTTLRDDGVGYGDYLEQLTYLLFLKMAYEFSLPPYNRKLPIPPEFNWESLTQKRGAELEIHYTTLLRELGQKTGVLGQIFTKSQNKIQDPAKLYKLIDMIDKEQWSTMGADIKGKIYEGLLEKNAEDTKSGAGQYFTPRALIKAMVACIRPEPNKTIADPACGTGGFFLAAYDFIANPQNYTLDREQKEFLKHKTFFGNEIVPGTRRMALMNLFLHNIGDFESDNFIMPTDALIADSGLRVDYVLANPPFGKKSSMTFTNDEGEQESEDLTYNRQDFWVTTSNKQLNFMQHIRTMLKSDGRGAVVLPDNVLFEGGAGETIRKKILETTNLHTILRLPTGIFYKQGVKANVLFFDNKPAAKEPWTKEIWFYDFRTNMHFTLKKNPLKFEDLQDFIQCYSPLNISKRAETYHPETNPEGRWRKFTYEDILNRDKTSLDITWLKDKSLTDLENLPDPDILANDIIENLEAGIESFKEIMISINRRIK; encoded by the coding sequence ATGAGCAATGAGAGCAACAACACATCAAGCATTATCAGTAAAATCTGGAGCTTTTGTACCACCTTAAGAGATGATGGGGTTGGGTATGGCGATTACCTGGAGCAGCTAACCTATTTACTCTTCTTGAAAATGGCGTATGAATTTAGTTTGCCGCCCTATAATCGCAAACTGCCCATTCCTCCTGAATTTAACTGGGAATCCCTGACTCAAAAACGGGGGGCAGAATTAGAGATCCATTACACAACCTTGTTGCGTGAACTGGGGCAAAAAACAGGGGTGCTGGGGCAAATATTCACAAAGAGCCAAAACAAAATCCAAGACCCTGCCAAGCTCTATAAGCTGATCGACATGATCGACAAAGAGCAATGGAGCACAATGGGGGCTGATATCAAAGGCAAGATCTATGAAGGCTTATTAGAGAAAAACGCCGAAGATACCAAAAGCGGAGCAGGCCAGTATTTCACGCCCAGAGCCTTAATCAAAGCCATGGTGGCTTGTATTCGACCAGAACCGAACAAAACAATTGCTGATCCGGCCTGCGGTACGGGTGGCTTCTTCTTAGCTGCTTATGACTTTATTGCCAACCCTCAAAACTATACCTTGGATCGTGAGCAAAAAGAGTTTTTAAAACACAAAACCTTTTTCGGGAATGAAATTGTCCCAGGCACCCGCCGCATGGCCTTGATGAACCTTTTCTTGCATAATATCGGAGACTTTGAGAGCGATAATTTCATTATGCCCACAGATGCTTTGATCGCCGACAGCGGCTTACGGGTTGATTATGTCTTGGCTAATCCTCCTTTTGGCAAAAAAAGCAGCATGACCTTCACCAATGATGAAGGCGAGCAGGAAAGCGAAGATCTAACCTATAACCGTCAGGACTTTTGGGTGACAACCAGCAACAAACAATTGAATTTTATGCAGCATATCCGAACCATGCTTAAATCTGATGGCCGTGGTGCTGTGGTTTTACCTGATAACGTGCTTTTTGAAGGTGGGGCAGGTGAAACAATTCGCAAGAAAATATTGGAGACGACGAACCTTCATACCATTCTGCGCTTGCCGACAGGCATCTTTTACAAGCAGGGTGTGAAAGCCAATGTACTTTTCTTTGACAACAAACCAGCGGCTAAAGAACCCTGGACAAAAGAAATCTGGTTCTATGACTTCCGAACCAATATGCATTTCACCCTCAAGAAAAACCCCTTGAAATTTGAAGACCTGCAAGATTTTATTCAATGCTACAGTCCTTTAAATATCAGCAAAAGAGCTGAAACTTATCACCCGGAAACCAATCCTGAAGGCCGCTGGCGCAAATTTACCTATGAAGACATCTTGAACCGAGACAAAACCAGCCTTGATATCACTTGGCTGAAAGACAAGTCTTTGACCGATCTTGAGAATCTTCCTGATCCTGATATTTTGGCCAATGATATCATCGAAAACCTTGAGGCTGGCATTGAAAGTTTTAAAGAAATCATGATTTCAATCAATAGAAGGATTAAATAA